GGCCTTCTTCACCGGCGGCAGTCCGACGACGATGCGCGTCACCGCCCGAAGGACCGCGTGATCGATGCGGTCGAAGTCGTCGAAAAGCAGGTTCTGGAACTTCCCCCGCTCGATGGCCATGACCACCGCCCGCTGCCAGGAGGTCTCGGGGACCAGGATCCGCTCCTTCCGCGGGGACATGGAGAGGGCGCCGCGGGCGCAGGCGGGGCGGCAGACGCCGCAGCCGAGGCACGCGCCTCCGTCCAGGACGGCGCGCTTCTCCTTCCCTTCCCCCTCGATCCGGATGGCGGTAATGGGGCACCTCTTCGCGCACAGCCCGCAGCCGTTGCATTTCGACGCGTCGAACGACGCCTGAAACGGGGAGGTGACGACGGCGTCGAACATCTTGAACCGGTTGATGGCCGAGAGCATCGCGCAGCAACAGCCGCAGCAGTGGCAGACGAACGCCGGGCGCCGCTGCACGTTGTCGGCGATGTGCACCAGCCCCTCGGAGCGCGTCCGCGCGAAGACGTCCAGCGCCTCCTCCCGCGAGATCCGGCGGCCCAGCCCGTGGCGGATCACGTAGTCCGCCGCCGCGTTCAAGGTCGTGCATACGTCCATCGGCTTCGCGCACGCCTTCCCTTCGTGCTCCATGA
This genomic interval from Thermodesulfobacteriota bacterium contains the following:
- a CDS encoding 4Fe-4S dicluster domain-containing protein, yielding MGHLRSGQGIYGRLQKRLDRFPIGAPPAESLYEILKRLYTPEEAEVGARMPIRPASIEGIARRTGKSVEALRPILHRMADKGLVMDFEHRGKVSFLLSPTVLGFFEFAFMRVRGDLPQKEIARHMAAYAHDEPDFARSVFAGKTQPGRTLVHEDQVDPADLTQVLDYERATDIVRGAKSWAVSLCYCRHVMEHEGKACAKPMDVCTTLNAAADYVIRHGLGRRISREEALDVFARTRSEGLVHIADNVQRRPAFVCHCCGCCCAMLSAINRFKMFDAVVTSPFQASFDASKCNGCGLCAKRCPITAIRIEGEGKEKRAVLDGGACLGCGVCRPACARGALSMSPRKERILVPETSWQRAVVMAIERGKFQNLLFDDFDRIDHAVLRAVTRIVVGLPPVKKALLSQQVQSRFFRAMAGG